From Streptomyces sp. NBC_01754, a single genomic window includes:
- a CDS encoding metal ABC transporter ATP-binding protein yields the protein MPEPGTYESGTPESGTPRPGTPEPVISMRAGTATLGARPVLRGVDLTVHRGEVVALLGANGSGKSTAVRSVIGQVPLTGGTVELFGTPLRRFRRWARVGYVPQRTTAAGGVPATIREVVSSGRLSRTRLRPPGKADRAAVDRAIALVGLGDRAKDSVDALSGGQHQRVLIARALAAEPELLIMDEPMAGVDLASQEVLASTLREQVAAGTTVLLVLHELGPLEPLIDRAVVLRDGCVLHDGPPHEAVGRHPLPSPRLRPGGERPDPGHCHPHTASGPVRTGLLT from the coding sequence GCCCGGTACGCCCGAACCCGTGATCAGCATGCGCGCGGGGACGGCGACGCTCGGTGCGCGCCCCGTGCTGCGCGGCGTCGACCTGACCGTCCACCGGGGCGAGGTGGTGGCCCTGCTCGGCGCCAACGGCTCGGGCAAGTCCACCGCCGTACGCTCCGTCATCGGCCAGGTGCCACTGACCGGCGGCACGGTGGAGCTGTTCGGCACCCCGCTGCGCCGCTTCCGCCGGTGGGCGCGCGTCGGCTACGTACCGCAGCGCACCACCGCCGCCGGCGGCGTCCCGGCCACGATCCGGGAGGTGGTCTCCTCCGGGCGGCTCTCCCGTACGAGGCTGCGGCCGCCGGGCAAGGCGGACCGGGCCGCGGTCGACCGTGCCATCGCGCTCGTCGGCCTCGGCGACCGGGCCAAGGACTCCGTGGACGCCCTCTCCGGCGGCCAGCACCAGCGGGTGCTGATCGCCCGCGCCCTCGCCGCCGAACCCGAGCTGCTGATCATGGACGAGCCGATGGCCGGCGTCGACCTGGCCAGCCAGGAGGTACTCGCCTCGACGCTGCGCGAGCAGGTCGCCGCCGGGACCACGGTCCTCCTCGTCCTGCACGAGCTCGGCCCGCTGGAGCCGCTGATCGACCGGGCGGTCGTCCTGCGGGACGGCTGTGTCCTGCACGACGGGCCGCCCCACGAGGCCGTCGGCCGGCATCCCCTCCCGAGCCCTCGGCTCCGTCCGGGCGGGGAACGCCCCGATCCCGGCCACTGCCATCCCCACACGGCCTCGGGGCCCGTCCGGACGGGACTGCTGACCTGA
- a CDS encoding metal ABC transporter permease, translated as MEFLSPPFMQRALIAAVLVGITAPAIGIYLVQRRQALMGDGIGHIAMTGVGLGFLMSANPVWMATLVAVTGSVVMELIRWYGRTRGDIALAMLFYGGMAGGVMLINLSDTGSNANLTSYLFGSLSTVSEEDVVTIGVLAALVVLVTVGLRRQLFAVSQDEEFARVTGLPVRVLNLLVAVTAAVTVTVAMRVVGLLLVSALMVVPVAAAQQIAKSFRVTFVLSVVIGTAVTLAGTVTSYYQDVPPGATIVLLAIAAFVALTALAAPLARRRARAQEPGPAERALEAPGARPGADDVCV; from the coding sequence ATGGAATTCCTCTCTCCCCCCTTCATGCAGCGGGCCCTGATCGCGGCCGTGCTGGTCGGGATCACCGCGCCCGCCATCGGTATCTACCTGGTCCAGCGCCGGCAGGCCCTGATGGGCGACGGCATCGGGCACATCGCCATGACCGGTGTCGGCCTCGGCTTCCTGATGTCCGCCAACCCCGTCTGGATGGCCACCCTGGTGGCCGTGACGGGGTCGGTCGTCATGGAGCTGATCCGCTGGTACGGACGCACCCGCGGCGACATCGCCCTGGCCATGCTCTTCTACGGGGGCATGGCGGGCGGGGTGATGCTGATCAACCTCTCCGACACGGGCTCCAACGCCAATCTCACCTCGTACCTCTTCGGTTCGCTGTCGACGGTCTCCGAGGAGGACGTCGTCACGATCGGCGTGCTGGCCGCCCTCGTGGTCCTCGTCACGGTGGGGCTGCGGCGGCAGCTGTTCGCGGTCAGCCAGGACGAGGAGTTCGCCCGGGTCACCGGGCTGCCGGTGCGGGTGCTCAACCTGCTGGTCGCCGTGACGGCGGCGGTCACGGTCACCGTGGCGATGCGCGTCGTCGGCCTGCTGCTGGTCAGCGCGCTGATGGTGGTCCCGGTCGCGGCCGCCCAGCAGATCGCGAAGTCCTTCAGGGTGACGTTCGTGCTGTCCGTGGTCATCGGTACGGCCGTGACCCTGGCCGGCACCGTGACCTCCTACTACCAGGACGTCCCGCCCGGCGCGACGATCGTGCTGCTGGCCATCGCCGCGTTCGTCGCCCTGACCGCGCTCGCCGCGCCGCTGGCCCGCAGGAGGGCCCGCGCCCAGGAACCCGGCCCTGCGGAGCGCGCCCTGGAAGCACCCGGCGCACGCCCCGGCGCGGACGACGTGTGTGTATGA
- a CDS encoding Fur family transcriptional regulator, whose amino-acid sequence MATAPISGTNAAPIRGRSTRQRAAVAAALDEVDEFRSAQDLHDVLKHRGDSVGLTTVYRTLQSLADAGEVDVLRTTEGEAVYRRCSTDDHHHHLVCRVCGKAVEVEGPAVEQWAEGIASQHGYVDVDHTVEIFGTCAECAAASDRA is encoded by the coding sequence GTGGCGACGGCGCCGATCAGTGGCACGAACGCGGCTCCGATACGCGGCCGCTCGACCCGACAGCGGGCAGCGGTCGCTGCGGCACTCGACGAGGTGGACGAGTTCCGCAGCGCCCAGGATCTCCATGACGTGCTCAAGCACCGCGGGGACTCCGTCGGGCTGACCACGGTCTACCGCACCCTGCAGTCCCTCGCCGACGCCGGCGAGGTCGACGTCCTGCGGACCACGGAGGGCGAGGCGGTGTACCGCCGCTGCTCCACCGACGACCACCATCACCATCTGGTGTGCCGGGTCTGCGGCAAGGCGGTCGAGGTCGAGGGCCCCGCGGTGGAGCAGTGGGCCGAGGGCATCGCCTCGCAGCACGGTTACGTCGACGTGGACCACACCGTGGAGATCTTCGGCACCTGCGCGGAGTGCGCGGCGGCCTCCGACCGGGCCTGA
- a CDS encoding isoprenyl transferase, whose amino-acid sequence MAVRGMLGGRNKREYKTPEPHPSGAVPPRIPGELVPKHVAVVMDGNGRWAKERGLPRTEGHKVGEGVVMDVLKGCIEMGVKNLSLYAFSTENWKRSPEEVKFLMNFNRDVIRRRRDEMDELGIRIRWVGRMPKLWKSVVQELQVAQEQTKDNDRMTLYFCVNYGGRAEIADAARRIAEEVAAGRLDPSKVNEKTFAKYIYYPDMPDVDLFVRPSGEQRTSNYLIWQSAYAEMVFQDVLWPDFDRRDLWRACLEFAQRDRRFGGAQEAAQAAQAAQGAGTAV is encoded by the coding sequence ATGGCAGTACGCGGGATGCTCGGCGGCCGTAACAAGCGTGAGTACAAGACCCCCGAGCCGCACCCCTCCGGCGCCGTCCCGCCGAGGATCCCCGGCGAGCTGGTGCCCAAGCACGTCGCGGTCGTGATGGACGGCAACGGCCGCTGGGCCAAGGAGCGGGGTCTGCCGCGCACCGAGGGCCACAAGGTCGGCGAGGGCGTCGTCATGGACGTCCTCAAGGGATGCATCGAGATGGGTGTCAAGAACCTCTCGCTGTACGCCTTCTCCACCGAGAACTGGAAGCGCTCGCCGGAGGAGGTGAAGTTCCTGATGAACTTCAACCGGGACGTCATCCGGCGCCGGCGCGACGAGATGGACGAGCTCGGCATCCGTATCCGCTGGGTGGGGCGTATGCCCAAGCTGTGGAAGTCCGTCGTCCAGGAGCTCCAGGTCGCCCAGGAGCAGACCAAGGACAACGACAGGATGACGCTGTACTTCTGCGTCAACTACGGCGGCCGGGCCGAGATCGCCGACGCCGCGCGGCGTATCGCCGAGGAGGTGGCGGCCGGGCGCCTCGACCCGTCCAAGGTCAACGAGAAGACGTTCGCGAAGTACATCTACTACCCGGACATGCCGGATGTGGACCTCTTCGTACGCCCCAGTGGTGAGCAGCGGACGTCCAACTACCTGATCTGGCAGAGCGCGTACGCCGAGATGGTCTTCCAGGACGTCCTGTGGCCGGACTTCGACCGCCGCGACCTGTGGCGCGCCTGCCTCGAATTCGCCCAGCGCGACCGGCGTTTCGGCGGCGCCCAGGAGGCGGCGCAGGCCGCGCAGGCCGCACAGGGAGCGGGCACGGCCGTCTGA
- the recO gene encoding DNA repair protein RecO, producing MSLFRDDGVVLRTQKLGEADRIITILTRGHGRVRAVARGVRRTKSKFGARLEPFSHVDVQFFARGSELIGRGLPLCTQSETIAPYGGGIVSDYGRYTAGTAMLETAERFTDHEGEPAVQQYLLLVGGLRTLARAEHAPNLILDAFLLRSLAVNGYAPSFDDCARCGMPGPNRFFSVASGGVVCGDCRVPGSVVPSAEAVELLSALLTGDWETADASQARHVREGSGLVSAYLHWHLERGLRSLRYVEK from the coding sequence ATGAGCTTGTTCCGGGACGACGGCGTCGTGCTGCGTACGCAGAAGCTGGGCGAGGCCGACCGGATCATCACGATCCTGACCCGCGGCCACGGCCGGGTGCGCGCCGTCGCGCGCGGGGTCCGGCGCACCAAGTCCAAGTTCGGGGCGCGGCTCGAACCCTTCTCCCACGTGGACGTGCAGTTCTTCGCCCGGGGCAGCGAGCTGATCGGCCGAGGTCTGCCGCTGTGCACCCAGAGCGAGACCATCGCCCCGTACGGCGGCGGCATCGTCTCCGACTACGGCCGCTACACGGCGGGCACCGCGATGCTGGAGACCGCCGAGCGCTTCACCGACCACGAGGGCGAGCCCGCGGTCCAGCAGTACCTGCTGCTCGTCGGTGGGCTGCGCACCCTGGCACGCGCCGAGCACGCCCCGAACCTCATCCTCGACGCGTTCCTGCTGCGCTCCCTCGCCGTCAACGGCTACGCGCCCAGCTTCGACGACTGCGCCCGCTGCGGGATGCCCGGACCGAACCGGTTCTTCTCCGTCGCCTCGGGCGGTGTCGTGTGCGGCGACTGCCGGGTGCCCGGCAGCGTCGTACCCTCGGCGGAGGCCGTCGAACTGCTGAGCGCACTGCTCACCGGTGACTGGGAGACGGCGGACGCGTCCCAGGCGCGTCATGTCAGGGAGGGGAGCGGGCTGGTGTCCGCCTATCTGCACTGGCATCTGGAGCGCGGCCTGCGCTCGCTGCGGTACGTAGAGAAGTGA
- a CDS encoding response regulator transcription factor yields the protein MIRVLLADDQTLVRAAFAMLVDSDPGMTVVGQAGTGLEAVATARSARADLVVMDIRMPELDGIEATRRIAADEDLAGVKVLVLTTYDTDDHVVEALRAGASGFLVKDTRPADLLAAIRTVAAGESLLSPGPTARLVARVLSAPRGPLTGVPGGPDRLSDRERQVLGLVVRGLNNTEIAETLGLSPLTAKTHVSRIMGKLGARDRAQLVIIAYESGLVVPAGHQE from the coding sequence GTGATCAGGGTCCTCCTCGCCGACGACCAGACACTCGTCAGGGCCGCCTTCGCGATGCTCGTCGACTCCGACCCGGGCATGACCGTCGTCGGCCAGGCCGGCACCGGCCTGGAGGCGGTCGCCACGGCCCGCTCCGCACGGGCCGACCTCGTCGTCATGGACATCCGCATGCCCGAACTCGACGGCATCGAGGCCACCCGCCGGATCGCCGCCGACGAGGACCTCGCCGGGGTGAAGGTACTCGTGCTGACGACGTACGACACGGACGACCACGTCGTGGAGGCGCTGCGCGCGGGCGCGTCCGGATTCCTGGTCAAGGACACCCGGCCCGCCGATCTCCTCGCCGCGATCAGGACGGTGGCCGCGGGCGAGTCCCTGCTCTCCCCGGGCCCGACGGCCCGGCTCGTCGCCCGGGTCCTCAGCGCCCCCCGGGGGCCCCTCACCGGCGTCCCGGGCGGCCCGGACCGCCTCTCGGACCGGGAGCGCCAGGTGCTCGGCCTCGTCGTACGCGGCCTGAACAACACCGAGATCGCCGAGACCCTGGGCCTCAGCCCGCTCACCGCGAAGACCCATGTGAGCAGGATCATGGGCAAGCTGGGGGCCCGGGACCGGGCCCAACTGGTGATCATCGCCTACGAGAGCGGGCTGGTCGTGCCCGCGGGCCACCAGGAGTGA
- a CDS encoding tellurite resistance TerB family protein gives MRSAKGRRAIRLRLYGVRTAWDAVGDGEFFCPGCGGDRNYRHLTGRHRFTVLGLPLFPRGSAGPVVECAACRGHFPTDTLDHPTTTRFSAMLREAVHTVTLAVLAAGGTTSRTVLETAATIVRDAGLDDCTQEQLFTIVEVLAAEAGQGGGDPASEACGAALAIELHEVLKPLAPHLAVSGRETVLLQGARIALADGPYSQAEREVLTTVGGALQLCPADTAKLLEAARTPS, from the coding sequence GTGCGGTCAGCCAAAGGACGACGCGCCATAAGGCTGCGCCTGTACGGCGTCCGCACCGCCTGGGACGCCGTCGGTGACGGCGAGTTCTTCTGCCCGGGCTGCGGAGGCGACCGCAACTACCGCCACCTCACCGGCCGCCACCGCTTCACCGTGCTCGGGCTGCCCCTCTTCCCGCGCGGCAGCGCGGGCCCCGTGGTCGAGTGCGCCGCCTGCCGGGGACACTTCCCGACCGACACCCTCGACCACCCCACCACGACCCGCTTCTCGGCCATGCTGCGGGAGGCCGTGCACACCGTCACGCTCGCGGTGCTCGCGGCCGGCGGCACCACCTCCCGCACGGTCCTGGAGACCGCCGCGACGATCGTCCGGGACGCCGGGCTCGACGACTGCACGCAGGAGCAGCTCTTCACCATCGTCGAGGTGCTCGCCGCCGAGGCAGGGCAGGGCGGCGGCGACCCCGCCTCCGAGGCCTGCGGTGCGGCCCTCGCCATCGAGCTGCACGAGGTGCTGAAGCCCCTCGCCCCGCACCTGGCCGTGTCCGGCAGGGAGACGGTCCTGCTCCAGGGCGCCCGGATCGCCCTCGCCGACGGCCCGTACAGCCAGGCCGAGCGCGAGGTGCTGACCACGGTGGGCGGCGCGCTCCAGCTCTGCCCCGCGGACACCGCGAAGCTCCTGGAAGCGGCGCGTACGCCCTCGTAG
- the leuA gene encoding 2-isopropylmalate synthase, with amino-acid sequence MTAVNSSVTPVTPVGGPTPVTNATRMQKPSGMPVHKYRGYEAVDIADRTWPDNRVTEAPRWLSTDLRDGNQALIDPMSPARKREMFDLLVRMGFKEIEVGFPSSGETDFAFVRSIIEEGAIPEDVTISVLTQAREELIERTIESLVGAHRATVHLYNATAPTFRRVVFRGSKEQVKQIAVDGTRLVMEYADKILGDETIFGYQYSPEIFTDTELDFALEVCEAVCDVWQPEEGREIILNLPATVERSTPSTHADRFEWMSRNLTRREHVCLSVHPHNDRGTAVAAAELAVMAGADRIEGCLFGQGERTGNVDLVTLGMNLFSQGVDPQIDFSQIDEIRRTSEYCNQMEIHPRHPYAGDLVYTAFSGSHQDAIKKGFDAMEADAAAQGVSVDEIEWAVPYLPIDPKDVGRSYEAVIRVNSQSGKGGIAYVLKNDHKLDLPRRMQIEFSRIIQAKTDAEGGEVTPTQIWSVFEDEYLPNTGDAAARWGRVQIRSGQTTTGSDGQDTITVEATVDGTDTVLTGTGNGPISAFFEALQAIGIDVRLLDYTEHTMSEGASAQAASYIECAIDGKVLWGVGIDANTTRASLKAVVSAVNRATR; translated from the coding sequence ATGACTGCCGTCAATTCCTCCGTGACCCCTGTCACCCCCGTGGGCGGGCCCACCCCGGTCACCAACGCCACACGGATGCAGAAGCCTTCCGGAATGCCGGTCCACAAGTACCGCGGCTACGAGGCCGTGGACATCGCCGACCGCACCTGGCCGGACAACCGCGTCACCGAGGCGCCCCGCTGGCTCTCCACCGACCTGCGCGACGGCAACCAGGCGCTGATCGACCCGATGTCCCCCGCCCGCAAGCGCGAGATGTTCGACCTGCTGGTCCGCATGGGCTTCAAGGAGATCGAGGTCGGCTTCCCGTCCTCCGGCGAGACGGACTTCGCGTTCGTACGCTCCATCATCGAAGAGGGCGCGATCCCCGAGGACGTGACGATCTCGGTCCTGACGCAGGCCCGCGAGGAACTGATCGAGCGCACGATCGAATCGCTGGTCGGCGCCCACCGGGCCACCGTCCACCTGTACAACGCCACCGCCCCGACCTTCCGCCGTGTGGTCTTCCGCGGTTCGAAGGAGCAGGTCAAGCAGATCGCCGTGGACGGCACCCGGCTGGTCATGGAGTACGCGGACAAGATCCTGGGCGACGAGACGATCTTCGGCTACCAGTACAGCCCGGAGATCTTCACCGACACCGAGCTGGACTTCGCCCTGGAGGTCTGTGAGGCGGTCTGCGACGTCTGGCAGCCCGAGGAGGGCCGCGAGATCATCCTCAACCTGCCCGCCACCGTGGAGCGTTCGACGCCCTCCACGCACGCGGACCGGTTCGAGTGGATGTCCCGGAACCTGACCCGGCGCGAGCACGTCTGCCTGTCGGTCCACCCGCACAACGACCGGGGCACCGCCGTCGCCGCGGCCGAACTGGCCGTCATGGCCGGCGCCGACCGCATCGAGGGCTGCCTGTTCGGCCAGGGGGAGCGCACCGGCAACGTCGACCTGGTCACCCTGGGCATGAACCTCTTCTCCCAGGGCGTCGACCCGCAGATCGACTTCTCGCAGATCGACGAGATCCGCCGCACCAGCGAGTACTGCAACCAGATGGAGATCCACCCGCGCCACCCCTACGCGGGCGACCTGGTCTACACGGCCTTCTCCGGCTCCCACCAGGACGCCATCAAGAAGGGCTTCGACGCCATGGAGGCCGACGCGGCCGCCCAGGGCGTGAGCGTCGACGAGATCGAGTGGGCGGTGCCCTACCTGCCGATCGACCCCAAGGACGTCGGCCGGTCCTACGAGGCCGTCATCCGGGTCAACTCGCAGTCCGGCAAGGGCGGCATCGCGTACGTCCTGAAGAACGACCACAAGCTGGACCTGCCCCGCCGGATGCAGATCGAGTTCTCCAGGATCATCCAGGCCAAGACCGACGCCGAGGGCGGCGAGGTCACCCCGACCCAGATCTGGTCGGTCTTCGAGGACGAGTACCTGCCCAACACCGGGGACGCCGCCGCTCGCTGGGGCCGCGTACAGATCCGTTCCGGCCAGACGACGACCGGTTCCGACGGCCAGGACACGATCACCGTCGAGGCCACCGTCGACGGCACGGACACCGTGCTGACCGGTACCGGCAACGGACCGATCTCCGCGTTCTTCGAGGCGCTGCAGGCCATCGGTATCGACGTACGGCTGCTGGACTACACCGAGCACACGATGAGCGAGGGGGCGAGCGCCCAGGCCGCCTCCTACATCGAGTGCGCCATCGACGGCAAGGTGCTGTGGGGCGTCGGTATCGACGCCAACACCACCCGGGCCTCGCTCAAGGCGGTCGTCTCCGCGGTCAACCGCGCGACCCGCTGA
- a CDS encoding M4 family metallopeptidase produces MQPRPNHGFQPVFCTIVPPHLLDKLSQADDPVLAGPARRTLEADGARRHHRQVTALAFAPHPPRTAEAVPTKPRRTLYDCRHGTDLPGHKVRDEGDQPTQDASVNRAYAGLGATFELLLSEYGRSSIDGKGLPLIGSVHYDEKYNNAFFDGEQMVFGDGDGEIFLDFTLAIDVIAHELAHGLTQYTANLAYQGQSGALNESVSDVFGSLVKQYSLGQSAEQADWLIGADILAPRVTGDALRSMKAPGTAYDDDVLGKDPQPASMDDYVETREDNGGVHINSGIPNRAFHLLATSLGGNAWERAGWIWFDVLTGGELAQNADFAAFARLSVEAARSRFGEGDEVEGVLKAWSEVGVPTR; encoded by the coding sequence ATGCAGCCTCGACCGAATCACGGGTTCCAGCCCGTCTTCTGCACCATCGTCCCGCCCCACCTCCTCGACAAGCTGTCCCAGGCCGACGACCCCGTCCTGGCCGGTCCCGCCCGCCGCACCCTGGAGGCCGACGGGGCCCGCCGGCACCACCGGCAGGTGACCGCGCTGGCCTTCGCGCCCCACCCGCCCCGTACGGCGGAGGCGGTCCCGACCAAACCGCGCCGCACCCTGTACGACTGCCGCCACGGCACGGACCTTCCTGGCCACAAGGTCCGCGACGAGGGGGACCAGCCCACCCAGGACGCCAGCGTCAACCGCGCGTACGCCGGCCTCGGCGCCACCTTCGAACTGCTGCTCTCGGAGTACGGCCGCAGTTCGATCGACGGCAAGGGCCTGCCGCTGATCGGCTCCGTGCACTACGACGAGAAGTACAACAACGCGTTCTTCGACGGCGAGCAGATGGTCTTCGGGGACGGCGACGGCGAGATCTTCCTGGACTTCACCCTCGCCATCGACGTGATCGCCCACGAGCTCGCCCACGGGCTCACCCAGTACACGGCGAACCTGGCCTACCAGGGCCAGTCGGGCGCGCTCAACGAGTCGGTGTCCGACGTCTTCGGCTCCCTGGTCAAGCAGTACTCCCTCGGCCAGAGCGCGGAACAGGCCGACTGGCTGATCGGCGCCGACATCCTGGCCCCCCGGGTCACCGGGGACGCCCTGCGCTCGATGAAGGCCCCGGGCACGGCGTACGACGACGACGTGCTCGGCAAGGACCCGCAGCCCGCCTCGATGGACGACTACGTCGAGACCCGGGAGGACAACGGCGGGGTCCACATCAACTCCGGCATCCCCAACCGCGCCTTCCACCTGCTGGCCACCTCGCTCGGCGGCAACGCGTGGGAGCGGGCCGGCTGGATCTGGTTCGATGTGCTGACCGGCGGGGAGCTCGCCCAGAACGCGGACTTCGCCGCCTTCGCCCGGCTGAGCGTCGAGGCCGCGCGCAGCCGCTTCGGCGAGGGCGACGAGGTCGAAGGAGTGCTCAAGGCCTGGTCGGAGGTGGGCGTGCCGACGAGATGA
- a CDS encoding protealysin inhibitor emfourin — protein sequence MRIQVSRTGGFAGIARHGEVDTAGRPDAAEWEALAAAALDAGAHLPPAGVPDGFHYRLTIDGHTVHCADPRLTGPQRALITRVLKEGA from the coding sequence ATGCGCATTCAGGTGAGCCGGACCGGCGGATTCGCGGGTATCGCACGCCACGGTGAGGTGGACACCGCGGGACGGCCCGACGCCGCGGAGTGGGAGGCCCTGGCCGCCGCGGCGCTCGACGCCGGTGCGCACCTCCCGCCCGCGGGGGTGCCGGACGGCTTCCACTACCGCCTCACGATCGACGGCCACACCGTCCACTGCGCCGACCCGCGGCTGACCGGTCCGCAGCGGGCGCTGATCACCCGGGTCCTGAAGGAGGGCGCGTGA
- the era gene encoding GTPase Era, whose amino-acid sequence MGAMSARPNTEAAARQAENTAPHRAGFACFVGRPNAGKSTLTNALVGSKVAITSNRPQTTRHTVRGIVHRSDAQLILVDTPGLHKPRTLLGERLNDVVRTTWAEVDVIGFCLPADQKLGPGDTFIIKELAGIRKTPKIAIITKTDLVDSKTLAEQLLAVSRLGEELGFEWAEIVPVSAVQDHQVGLLADLIAPLLPESPPLYPEGDLTDEPELVMVAELIREAALEGVRDELPHSIAVVVEEMLPREDRPADKPLLDIHANVYIERPSQKGIIIGPKGKRLKDVGTKSRKHIEALLGTPVFLDLHVKVAKDWQRDPKQLRKLGF is encoded by the coding sequence ATGGGCGCCATGAGCGCTCGACCGAACACTGAAGCCGCTGCGCGGCAGGCGGAGAACACGGCCCCCCACCGGGCCGGCTTCGCCTGCTTCGTGGGCCGTCCCAACGCGGGCAAGTCCACCCTCACGAACGCTCTGGTCGGGAGCAAGGTGGCGATCACCTCCAACCGCCCCCAGACCACCCGGCACACGGTGCGCGGCATCGTGCACCGCTCCGACGCGCAGCTGATCCTGGTGGACACGCCGGGCCTCCACAAACCGCGCACCCTGCTCGGGGAGCGGCTGAACGACGTCGTGCGGACCACCTGGGCCGAGGTCGACGTCATCGGTTTCTGCCTGCCCGCCGACCAGAAGCTCGGCCCCGGTGACACGTTCATCATCAAGGAGCTCGCGGGGATCAGGAAGACCCCCAAGATCGCGATCATCACCAAGACCGACCTGGTCGACTCCAAGACCCTCGCCGAGCAGCTGCTGGCCGTCTCCCGGCTGGGCGAGGAGCTGGGCTTCGAGTGGGCGGAGATCGTCCCGGTCTCCGCCGTCCAGGACCACCAGGTCGGCCTGCTGGCCGATCTGATCGCCCCGCTGCTGCCCGAGAGCCCGCCGCTCTACCCGGAGGGCGACCTCACCGACGAGCCCGAGCTGGTCATGGTCGCCGAGCTCATCCGCGAGGCCGCGCTGGAGGGCGTACGGGACGAGCTGCCGCACTCGATCGCGGTCGTCGTCGAGGAGATGCTGCCCCGCGAGGACCGTCCGGCGGACAAGCCGCTGCTGGACATCCACGCGAACGTCTACATCGAGCGCCCCAGTCAGAAGGGCATCATCATCGGCCCGAAGGGCAAGCGGCTGAAGGACGTCGGTACGAAGTCGCGCAAGCACATCGAGGCGCTGCTCGGCACCCCGGTCTTCCTCGACCTGCACGTCAAGGTCGCCAAGGACTGGCAGCGCGACCCCAAGCAGCTGCGCAAGCTGGGCTTCTAG
- a CDS encoding cytidine deaminase, producing MTESTDLGPEDRKIVTLARSVRARNQVPEGAAVRDETGRTYAAGTVALESLRLSALQTAVAMAVASGATSLEAAAVVSGAEAPSDQDRAAVRDLGGPDTPVLLAGPDGTLKVSVSAG from the coding sequence ATGACAGAGAGCACCGACCTCGGCCCCGAGGACCGCAAGATCGTCACGCTGGCGCGCAGCGTCCGTGCCCGTAACCAGGTGCCGGAGGGCGCCGCCGTACGAGACGAGACGGGACGTACGTACGCGGCGGGCACCGTCGCCCTGGAGTCGCTGCGGCTCAGCGCGCTACAGACCGCCGTGGCCATGGCGGTCGCCTCCGGCGCCACCTCGCTGGAGGCCGCCGCGGTCGTCTCCGGCGCCGAGGCCCCCTCCGACCAGGACCGGGCCGCCGTACGCGACCTGGGCGGGCCGGACACACCCGTGCTGCTCGCCGGGCCCGACGGGACGCTGAAGGTCTCGGTCTCCGCCGGGTGA
- a CDS encoding MmcQ/YjbR family DNA-binding protein, whose translation MTPGELRAFCLEFDASTEEFPFGPEASVFKVLGKMFALSTLDADPLTVNLKCDPDDAVRLREEHTAIAPGWHMNKRHWNTVTVQGLPAAMVRELVEDSYDLVVAGLPKAQRLRLDRP comes from the coding sequence ATGACACCCGGGGAACTGCGTGCCTTCTGCCTGGAGTTCGACGCGAGCACCGAGGAGTTCCCCTTCGGGCCCGAGGCATCGGTCTTCAAGGTCCTGGGGAAGATGTTCGCCCTCAGTACGCTGGACGCCGACCCGCTCACGGTCAACCTCAAGTGCGACCCGGACGACGCGGTGCGGCTCCGCGAGGAGCACACCGCGATCGCCCCCGGATGGCACATGAACAAGCGGCACTGGAACACCGTGACCGTCCAGGGCCTCCCGGCAGCGATGGTCCGCGAGCTCGTCGAGGACAGTTACGACCTGGTGGTGGCCGGGCTCCCGAAGGCGCAGCGCCTCCGTCTCGACCGGCCGTAG